Proteins from one Rosa chinensis cultivar Old Blush chromosome 7, RchiOBHm-V2, whole genome shotgun sequence genomic window:
- the LOC112176172 gene encoding aluminum-activated malate transporter 9 — MNGKKGSMEINIPCATTKVMKQHDIEANGGQKSGKKGGEGGESFSFRAWMRRVWDFIKEDSNRVKFAFKVGLAVLLVSLLILFRAPYEVFGTNIIWSILTVAIMFEYTVGATFNRGFNRALGSLLAGILAIGVAQVALRSGRVAEPVIIGISIFIVGAVTSFMKLWPSLAPYEYGFRVILFTYCLIVVSGYRISLGNPIRTAMDRLYSIAIGGFVAVFVNVLVFPIWAGEQLHKELVNNFNSVADSLEECVEKYLEDDGAEHPEFSKTVMDEFPDEPAYRKCRSTLNSSAKLESLAVSAKWEPPHGRFRHFFYPWSEYVKVAAVLRYCAYEVMALHGVLHSEIQAPYNLRITFQSEIKEATSQAAELVRSLGQDICNMKKSTRTSLLKKLHSSTEKLQRAIDIHSYLLTSSIDPPDSNNFSKPLPKLPQTLSSTFSDLSNQLQAVQLDSTTSLEKNQSTQQQTAEPYHELMRKQSRRLHYSWPPRQVDAFEDDGSAGSDFLPRMKALESTAALSLATFTSLLIEFVARLDHLVEAVDELSKLAKF, encoded by the exons ATGAACGGCAAGAAGGGCAGTATGGAGATCAACATTCCTTGTGCTACCACGAAGGTGATGAAGCAGCACGATATCGAAGCTAATGGTGGCCAGAAATCTGGCAAGAagggaggagaaggaggagaaagCTTCTCCTTTAGAGCTTGGATGCGGAGAGTTTGGGATTTCATCAAAGAAGATAGCAACCGAGTCAAGTTTGCATTCAAAGTTGGCCTTGCTGTGCTTCTTGTGTCTTTGCTTATACTATTTCGAGCACCTTATGAAGTTTTTGGCACCAATATCATTTGGTCTATCCTCACTGTTGCCATCATGTTCGAGTACACAGTTG gTGCGACATTTAACAGGGGATTCAACAGAGCTCTTGGAAGTTTGCTTGCTGGAATCCTGGCCATAGGTGTTGCTCAAGTAGCACTAAGATCTGGCCGCGTGGCTGAACCTGTCATCATTGGGATTAGCATCTTCATTGTCG GAGCTGTAACATCTTTTATGAAACTGTGGCCATCACTTGCGCCCTATGAGTATGGATTCCGAGTCATACTCTTCACTTATTGTTTGATAGTAGTATCTGGGTATCGAATATCGCTGGGAAATCCCATCAGGACGGCCATGGATCGACTCTACTCCATAGCTATCGGAGGGTTTGTAGCAGTCTTCGTGAATGTCCTTGTTTTTCCCATATGGGCTGGCGAGCAGTTACATAAGGAGCTAGTGAATAACTTTAACTCAGTGGCTGACTCACTCGAAG AATGTGTTGAAAAATATCTGGAAGATGATGGGGCAGAGCACCCTGAATTCTCCAAAACTGTCATGGATGAGTTTCCGGACGAGCCTGCTTACAGGAAATGCCGAAGCACATTGAACTCATCCGCAAAGCTCGAGTCGTTG GCTGTATCTGCAAAATGGGAGCCACCACATGGAAGGTTCAGACACTTCTTCTATCCTTGGTCAGAATATGTTAAAGTTGCAGCAGTTCTAAGATATTGTGCTTATGAGGTCATGGCCCTCCATGGAGTTCTGCACTCTGAAATTCAG GCGCCTTATAATCTCCGAATCACATTCCAGTCAGAGATCAAAGAAGCAACAAGCCAAGCTGCAGAACTAGTAAGGAGTTTAGGCCAAGACATCTGCAACATGAAAAAGAGCACAAGAACATCTCTACTAAAAAAGCTTCACAGCTCCACCGAGAAACTACAGCGTGCCATTGACATACACTCTTATCTCCTCACCTCAAGTATTGACCCCCCGGACAGcaacaacttctccaagccACTTCCCAAGCTCCCTCAAACCTTATCAAGCACTTTCTCGGACCTCTCAAACCAATTACAGGCAGTTCAGCTTGATAGCACCACTAGCCTGGAAAAGAACCAAAGCACACAGCAGCAGACTGCAGAGCCTTACCATGAGTTAATGAGGAAGCAGTCAAGAAGGCTTCATTATTCATGGCCTCCGAGACAGGTTGATGCTTTTGAGGATGATGGTTCTGCCGGTTCGGACTTCTTGCCTAGGATGAAGGCATTGGAGAGCACTGCAGCATTGTCACTTGCTACCTTCACTTCCTTGCTTATTGAGTTTGTGGCAAGGCTTGATCACTTGGTTGAAGCAGTTGATGAGCTTTCTAAATTGGCCAAGTTCTAA